Proteins encoded by one window of Actinocorallia herbida:
- a CDS encoding lysophospholipid acyltransferase family protein — MWRPKNSGLGNVPEQGPAILACNHLSFADHFFGPLPLRRRIVFLGKRDYFTGKGIKGWFSRFFFSGVGVIPIDRTGGKASEEALVTGLRVLGEGKLLGIYPEGTRVPDNRLFRGKTGVARLALQGRVPVVPMAMMHTFELMPAGARPKVFGLPGRPGVRFGVPLDFSEYYGREDDREVLRTVTDRIMKAIQELSGQEYVDRYAAEVKAEAQGREARRSDDDEE, encoded by the coding sequence GTGTGGCGGCCGAAGAACAGCGGGCTCGGCAACGTGCCCGAGCAGGGCCCGGCGATCCTCGCCTGCAACCACCTTTCGTTCGCCGACCACTTCTTCGGTCCGCTGCCGCTGCGCCGCAGGATCGTCTTCCTCGGCAAGCGCGACTACTTCACCGGCAAGGGGATCAAGGGCTGGTTCAGCCGGTTCTTCTTCAGCGGCGTCGGGGTGATCCCGATCGACCGGACCGGCGGCAAGGCCAGCGAGGAGGCCCTGGTCACGGGGCTGCGCGTGCTGGGCGAGGGCAAGCTCCTCGGGATCTACCCCGAGGGCACCCGGGTCCCGGACAACCGGCTGTTCCGGGGCAAGACCGGCGTCGCCCGCCTCGCCCTCCAGGGCCGGGTCCCGGTCGTGCCGATGGCGATGATGCACACCTTCGAGCTGATGCCCGCCGGCGCGCGGCCGAAGGTCTTCGGGCTGCCCGGCCGGCCCGGCGTCCGGTTCGGCGTGCCGCTGGACTTCTCGGAGTACTACGGCCGGGAGGACGACCGGGAGGTGCTCCGCACGGTCACCGACCGGATCATGAAGGCGATCCAGGAGCTGTCCGGCCAGGAGTACGTCGACAGGTACGCCGCCGAGGTCAAGGCCGAGGCGCAGGGCCGCGAGGCGCGCCGGTCGGACGACGACGAGGAGTGA
- the macS gene encoding MacS family sensor histidine kinase, with translation MSAGVEAVLWRSIAVFRAVSCAYAGALIVSAHGDYRRPLGGFAVLAVMAAWTVLAVRVRGGARFGAADVAVAVGCLLATGLVETRAELAAGTPNLTVSWVAAPVMAWALRGGIRHGVGAAVAVAVPDVALRALYAGVFTQTTFNGVVLLLMVGVIVGSLGRLALGAERRMAEAVALETATRERERLARDIHDSVLQVLALVQRRGGELGGEAAALGRLAGEQEAALRALISGPADPRPVPGPRAASGAPGGDLVDLRALLARRGSATVQIATPATPVPLPAETAREVAAAVGAALDNVAAHCPPGTRAWVLVEDDGAAVTIGVRDEGPGIAAGRLEEAAGDGRLGVAQSVRGRIRDLGGTVEIVSAPGQGTEIELTVPR, from the coding sequence GTGAGCGCGGGCGTCGAGGCGGTCCTGTGGAGGTCGATCGCGGTCTTCCGCGCCGTCTCCTGCGCCTACGCCGGGGCCCTCATCGTCTCCGCGCACGGGGATTACCGGCGTCCGCTGGGCGGGTTCGCGGTCCTCGCGGTGATGGCGGCCTGGACCGTCCTCGCCGTGCGGGTGCGGGGCGGGGCCCGGTTCGGGGCCGCCGACGTGGCCGTCGCGGTCGGCTGCCTGCTCGCGACGGGCCTGGTGGAGACCCGGGCGGAACTGGCCGCGGGGACGCCCAACCTCACCGTCAGCTGGGTGGCCGCGCCCGTCATGGCGTGGGCGCTGCGCGGCGGGATCCGGCACGGGGTCGGCGCGGCGGTCGCGGTGGCGGTGCCCGACGTGGCGCTGCGCGCGCTCTACGCGGGGGTCTTCACCCAGACGACGTTCAACGGGGTGGTCCTGCTGCTCATGGTCGGCGTGATCGTCGGCTCCCTGGGCCGGCTGGCGCTCGGGGCGGAGCGGCGGATGGCCGAGGCCGTCGCGCTGGAGACCGCGACCCGCGAGCGCGAGCGGCTCGCCCGCGACATCCACGACTCGGTGCTCCAGGTCCTCGCGCTGGTGCAGCGGCGCGGCGGCGAACTCGGCGGCGAGGCCGCGGCGCTCGGCAGGCTCGCGGGCGAGCAGGAGGCGGCGCTGCGCGCGCTGATCTCCGGGCCCGCGGACCCGCGGCCCGTCCCCGGCCCCCGGGCCGCCTCGGGGGCCCCGGGCGGTGACCTGGTCGACCTGCGCGCCCTCCTCGCCCGGCGGGGCTCGGCGACCGTCCAGATCGCCACCCCGGCCACGCCGGTGCCGCTGCCCGCCGAGACCGCCCGGGAGGTGGCCGCGGCCGTCGGCGCGGCCCTGGACAACGTCGCGGCGCACTGCCCGCCCGGTACCCGCGCCTGGGTGCTGGTCGAGGACGACGGCGCCGCCGTGACGATCGGGGTCCGCGACGAGGGGCCGGGCATCGCCGCGGGGCGGCTGGAGGAGGCCGCCGGGGACGGACGGCTCGGCGTCGCCCAGTCGGTGCGCGGGAGGATCCGCGATCTCGGCGGCACCGTGGAGATCGTTTCGGCGCCCGGCCAGGGCACCGAGATCGAATTGACCGTCCCGCGCTGA